In the genome of Cyanobacteria bacterium GSL.Bin1, the window CCAATCTCTACAACGCTTATCCGTTCCCCCCTGAACCCTTACTGGATGAACCGCCACCGGGTTACAATTGGCGTTGGAATTGGACCGCTGCTTATGATTTCTGTACAGGAAT includes:
- a CDS encoding SAM-dependent methyltransferase; translated protein: MSDSKHIHAAVANLYNAYPFPPEPLLDEPPPGYNWRWNWTAAYDFCTG